A DNA window from Hydra vulgaris chromosome 13, alternate assembly HydraT2T_AEP contains the following coding sequences:
- the LOC136090040 gene encoding uncharacterized protein LOC136090040 — translation MVKVKKEYCEELRGKICILREEGYSYRKIASRLKISEPGVRYALQRLHDIGSNSDRSRSGRPRVISRQEDTFIVVSSKRNRKIPATILTAELNKTRVKPVSTDTVKGRLRSVNLIGRVAARKPLLRTVNKKKRLEWAKMHKIGD, via the coding sequence ATGGTGAAAGTAAAGAAAGAATATTGTGAAGAACTTCGTGGCAAAATATGTATTTTACGTGAAGAAGGTTATTCATATAGAAAAATTGCTTCCAGGTTAAAAATATCCGAACCAGGTGTGAGATATGCTCTACAACGATTGCATGATATTGGTTCCAACAGTGACAGATCACGTTCTGGAAGACCAAGAGTTATATCACGGCAAGAAGATACGTTTATTGTTGTGTCCAgcaaaagaaatagaaaaattccAGCCACAATTTTAACCGCAGAACTCAACAAAACAAGGGTAAAGCCAGTATCAACTGATACTGTAAAAGGAAGACTAAGATCAGTCAACTTAATTGGACGCGTTGCTGCACGTAAACCTTTGTTAAGGACAGTAAATAAGAAGAAAAGATTGGAATGGgcaaaaatgcataaaattgGGGATTAG